Proteins co-encoded in one Ictalurus punctatus breed USDA103 chromosome 18, Coco_2.0, whole genome shotgun sequence genomic window:
- the cfap53 gene encoding cilia- and flagella-associated protein 53, with protein MQIGQRSQAQCREFTGPTPHSVAVRARQSSCRKSDYLIVERRKQEDARNNVLEFTKDHRACDVRMRWEMNTEQRMVSATIGRRVHEAMEQYEMSIDERREKLRKMLESEERELLREMEAKEDTVLDRQARMRERAKYLQEKRERERQKVVAEKLDQLFREQSEELRVMYMRRQLDEVCTERAAQIQTQREQRQLQQEEEILFAQLWEGDRLAKEQRENLQAQRQRENNLQQLAVLRSQMEAAEQQKLQAKQLKEEEAQLLRDQREMMRLEEQREEKRKLQDQESWCKQLDTSLRLKMKRLAREQQEDLALDMSILELTLLTPVKDEKKEETLRKLELREEQRRYRQYLAEQLEEQRKHEAETEQLIEAELQQTWNRRAQQNRLVKEAKDRLMKDVMDTRRLQIQEQLERNAQKQAELAKERDELNRTIQENKLLDEQEKTRLREAGQEYQACLLAQILHKQRLCDVEQAEKDQEVQRSRMFQEQYNHKVQEILSRPTSHTTAVHPFRRRRDRPTTD; from the exons ATGCAGATTGGACAGAGAAGCCAAGCTCAGTGTCGGGAATTTACCGGACCTACACCTCACTCAGTGGCAGTG CGAGCCAGACAGTCATCATGCAGAAAATCAGATTACCTTATCGTGGAACGAAGGAAACAGGAGGATGCTCGCAACAACGTGCTGGAGTTTACCAAGGACCATCGTGCCTGCGATGTGAGAATGCGCTGGGAAATGAACACCGAGCAGAGGATGGTGTCGGCCACTATCGGGCGGCGTGTCCATGAGGCAATGGAACAGTACGAGATGAGCATCGATGAACGGAGAGAAAA GTTGCGTAAAATGTTGGAATCTGAGGAGAGAGAATTGTTGCGAGAAATGGAGGCAAAGGAAGACACTGTGCTCGACAGGCAAGCCAGGATGCGCGAGAGAGCAAAGTACCTgcaggagaaaagagagagggagaggcagaAGGTGGTTGCTGAGAAGCTTGATCAACTCTTCAG AGAGCAGAGTGAGGAACTGCGGGTCATGTACATGCGTCGACAACTGGACGAGGTCTGCACGGAGCGTGCCGCACAGATCCAAACACAACGAGAACAGCGTCAACTGCAGCAGGAGGAAGAAATACTGTTTGCACAGCTGTGGGAAGGAGATCGTCTGGCTAAAGAGCAACGAGAGAACCTGCAGGCTCAGCGTCAGAGAGAGAATAACTTGCAGCAGCTGGCTGTCCTGCGCAGTCAGATGGAGGCTGCAGAGCAACAAAAGCTTCAGGCTAAACAGCTCAAAGAAGAAGAGGCCCAGTTACTG CGAGATCAGAGGGAGATGATGCGCCTGGAAGAACAACGGGAGGAAAAACGAAAGCTCCAGGATCAGGAGAGCTGGTGCAAACAGCTAGACACCTCACTGCGTCTGAAAATGAAGCGTCTGGCACGGGAACAGCAGGAGGATCTGGCGTTGGACATGAGCATCCTGGAGCTTACACTGCTTACACCGGTGAAGGAcgagaaaaaagaagagactCTGAGGAAG TTGGAACTGCGTGAGGAGCAGCGCAGGTATCGGCAGTACCTGGCAGAGCAGTTGGAGGAGCAGAGAAAGCACGAGGCAGAGACGGAGCAGCTGATTGAGGCTGAGCTGCAGCAGACGTGGAACCGCAGGGCGCAGCAAAACCGTCTTGTGAAAGAAGCCAAAGACCGGCTCATGAAAGATGTTATGGACACACGGCGCTTACAAATTCAGGAACAGT TGGAGAGGAATGCTCAGAAACAGGCTGAACTGGCTAAGGAGAGAGACGAGCTGAATAGAACCATCCAGGAGAACAAGCTGCTGGacgaacaggaaaaaacacg TCTCAGGGAGGCGGGTCAGGAATATCAAGCTTGTCTGTTGGCTCAGATTTTGCACAAGCAGAGGTTGTGTGATGTCGAGCAGGCCGAGAAAGATCAAGAGGTCCAAAGGAGTCGAATGTTCCAGGAGCAGTACAATCACAAGGTGCAGGAAATCCTGTCCAGACCGACATCTCACACCACAGCAGTTCATCCttttagaagaagaagggaTCGACCAACCACTGACTAA
- the chek1 gene encoding serine/threonine-protein kinase Chk1, producing the protein MAVPFVQDWDLVQTLGEGAYGEVRLLVNRKTEEAVAVKVVDMSTAKDCMDNVKKEVCVHKMLSHPNIVRFYGHRSEGSIHYIFLEYCSGGELFDRIEPDVGMPEKEAHRFFQQLIAGVEYLHSTGITHRDIKPENILLDDKDNLKITDFGLATMFRHRGRERKLARLCGTLPYVAPELMSRSEFNAQPADVWACGIVLTAMLAGELPWDQPSESCQEYSDWLQKNTYLTPWKKIDSMPLGLLTKILLHSPEDRITIPEIKKHRWFSRSFKSGGKRQTDVHGPLTKMLRSDSVRFQLARTNSDERAQISSSQPEPQGLWEVREDVVHTEGAQVSFSQPACPDHMLLGSQLLGTPGASQSLWQRLVRRMTRFFTTLEAEASCTALRDTCISLGYTWKQSCTNQATVSTMDRRNNKLIFKIHFLEMEERILVDFRLSRGDGLEFKTIFVKLKQKLTDIISNQRVPTVFT; encoded by the exons ATGGCAGTGCCTTTCGTTCAGGACTGGGATCTGGTGCAGACTCTAGGCGAGGGCGCTTATGGCGA GGTCCGCCTGCTGGTCAACAGGAAGACTGAGGAGGCAGTGGCGGTGAAAGTTGTGGACATGTCTACTGCCAAGGACTGTATGGACAACGTGAagaaagaggtgtgtgtgcacaagATGCTGTCCCACCCCAATATAGTGCGCTTCTATGGGCACAGGAGTGAGGGATCAATCCACTACATCTTCCTGGAGTATTGCAGTGGCGGCGAGCTGTTCGATCGAATAG AGCCGGATGTAGGAATGCCGGAAAAGGAAGCTCACAGGTTTTTTCAGCAGCTAATAGCTGGAGTG GAATATCTCCACAGTACCGGAATCACACATCGAGACATCAAGCCAGAAAACATCCTGTTAGATGACAAAG ATAATCTGAAGATCACAGATTTCGGGCTGGCCACCATGTTCCGGCACCGTGGCCGCGAGCGTAAGTTGGCCCGCCTGTGTGGAACGCTGCCCTACGTGGCTCCAGAGCTGATGTCCCGTTCCGAGTTTAACGCTCAGCCTGCAGACGTCTGGGCCTGCGGCATCGTTCTCACTGCCATGCTGGCTGGAG AGTTACCATGGGACCAACCGAGCGAGAGCTGTCAGGAGTATTCTGACTGGCTTCAGAAGAACACCTACCTTACACCATGGAAGAAGATCGATTCCATGCCTCTTG GTCTGTTAACAAAGATACTGCTCCATAGTCCTGAGGACCGGATCACCATTCCTGAGATCAAAAAGCACCGCTGGTTCAGCAGGAGCTTCAAATCAG GGGGAAAACGCCAGACTGACGTCCACGGACCACTAACCAAGATGCTGCGTTCTGACTCTGTGAGATTTCAGCTAGCACGAACGAACAG TGATGAGCGGGCGCAGATTTCCAGCTCTCAGCCGGAGCCACAGGGCTTGTGGGAGGTCAGGGAAGACGTGGTGCACACTGAGGGAGCTCAGGTCAGCTTTTCACAGCCTGCTTGCCCTGATCACATGCTATTAGGAAGCCAACTGCTGGGCACACCAGGTGCTAGCCAG AGCCTATGGCAGAGGTTAGTGAGAAGGATGACCAGGTTCTTCACTACCCTGGAGGCAGAGGCGTCCTGCACAGCCCTGCGTGACACCTGTATTAGCTTGGGTTACACGTGGAAACAGAGCTGTACCAACCAG gcAACAGTGTCCACAATGGATCGCCGTAACAATAAGCTTATCTTCAAAATCCACTTCCTGGAAATGGAGGAACGTATTCTTGTAGATTTCAGACTATCGAGG GGTGATGGTTTGGAATTCAAGACAATATTCGTGAAACTCAAACAGAAGCTGACGGACATCATAAGTAACCAAAGGGTTcctacagtttttacatga